Part of the Rhodospirillaceae bacterium genome is shown below.
GTCGTTCCAACACATAGTCTTCGGGTGTGTTTTCGCTCATCCGGCGACTGGACAACAGCGGCAACAGACCGAGCGTGGCAATTTCGAACATGCTTTCGATTTGTTCGGAACTGCGAAAACCGGTGTCCAGTCGCTCCATGACAAAGGCCACGCCGATGCCCATGAAAATGGAAATCACAAATGCGACAATAAAAACAAGCTGCATATTCGGGAAGGCGGGCGTTA
Proteins encoded:
- a CDS encoding capsular biosynthesis protein, whose product is MKVEAAGANSAAVRLRVLEREADSNRILFDTFLSRLKETTGQEGIQQPDARIISRADIPITPAFPNMQLVFIVAFVISIFMGIGVAFVMERLDTGFRSSEQIESMFEIATLGLLPLLSSRRMSENTPEDYVLER